One Scomber scombrus chromosome 23, fScoSco1.1, whole genome shotgun sequence genomic window, tatttcaactcAAGATACTTTGTTATCACACTTACTCCTGCTACAAACATGTATAACTCAAAGTTTTGATTTAGTAgctttatttgctttattaaaCATCTCAAACAAAGTTAGAGACATTGGTTTAAGAGGGCGGCTCAAGGCAAGTTATGGAACAAGCTGAGGAAGTTTTTTGGCTCCTCGTCAGTCTTCAtcactgtgtctctgcagaAGTCTGGAGGGTTGAGCTGACCGGGGTCCACAATCCCGTTGACGTTGTCGTATAAGCTATTAGGCAGAAAAGCAGTGACATAACAATGACTTGGTCAGATGCAAATAATTCAGTCAATTTCTGGTTTCTTGGAACTTTTTTGTAGTGCAAGAACATGTAGTCTaatgaaaaatttgaaaaacttACTTTACCACCACCCATCCATATTCATCACTTTGATATGAATTATTGATGGGAATGCATCCAAATTCAGTGACGGTGCTCAGGTACTTTCCTGAAGAGTCAAAGGTGAAAGTAAAGTTTTTATAAAGTGCGATGGAGACAGTTAACCCATATGgaaaagatatagataaatcTGATAaagtttgtatttcttttgtctGAAACTTGTATGTAATGCATCTGATAGTGAACCAGATATAAGATCCTTAGTAAATGTGTACACAATGAAACTTGTATGATTTGGGTACTTATAAGAACAATATATGACAGTAATTCCACATACAATATTGTTagtagaaaaatgtaataaataaaaaacaacataatctgACAATAAAATTAAAGGGAAAAGCACATGAGTTGACTAAAAGCAGGTTTTTAACATGTAATGACAATGAACTGTTAAAATGTTGCTAAGTTTAGCATTTTTGTAAAACCAGGCATCATATTCTTCTCTCATTTTAGGAACAATTATATGCAATAAGTTGATGATTAAATGAACACAGCAAATATTCAAAATCTCTGTCGAATGTATTCAATGTAATGCAGAGATTGAAAAAAGACTAATCATCCCATTCTTGTAGAGATAGTTTTAATTTTGCACACGATCAGCAGATTACTTAAGTTGCACATTTacttaagaaagaaaaaatggcaATACTAACCCTTTTTACAAGACCAAGTTCATTATGACGGTGCTTTAAGAATTGTTGTACCACTGTACCACTATTCTTTTAGATTTTACATcgaaatacataaataaaaattatatgTAACATGTATGGAAAACATACATTGACATGAACTTTCCTTTTATACCACATACATAGATTTCACATGATTCTTATGtaattctttttgttttcttgtatgAAAAAAATGCTGAAGTGGCCACTTTCAAGAGTAAAACATATAAGTCCTATATGATGcacaatacataaaacaaattgaaGGTAATGGAAACTTCTTATAAGTTTTTTCTATTTCGTTTCCATATGGGAAGACAGTCTAAACCAGCAGTGTCTTACCTTTTTTGTCAGGCATATCTCCTGTCCAGGTGTTGACCAGCAGTCCTTGTCCAGGTGCAGATGGGCTGCCCAAAACAACCTGGCCCTGCAGAGTCGCATCTTTTGGGATTTCCATGGGATGGAATTTGTCCTTCAAAGCACTTTTGATGCATGTGCGGTTAGTGTCGAAAATTTGATACATGGCACCCTGATGGATCGAAGCAAAGGGATGAGAATGACTATTGCTCATTatgattcatttaatattttcttttttttttgcatgtgattTTTGcattcaaatataataataataataataaaccacagtgtgttgtgtgtacaaGTCAAATCCAGATCGAATCCATTCAGGCTGTTTCTCAGCACATACACTTGCTAAGTAAGTGCTGCACtctaaaatcaatatttgggATGCCAATATCATTTCTTACCTCTCTGAAGAGCAGAAGATAATCTCGGGTGAATGGCTTAGTCTGGTAAGTTCCCTGTTGCTTGACCCGCATTCGTTGTCCCAGTGCATCATACTCGTACTTGCAATACATCTCTAGCTTCTCATTCTGTGTGGTCTGGACAAATACAATGTAAGTGAGCTCATATCTCACCTTTACAGGTATCGTAATTGTGCCCAGTCATTCTGCGTTCATGCAAATACTCACCACAGTGAAGGCTCCAGTCATAAGAGCTGGACTTGCTGTGTTATAGAAGAAGATATGTAAAAatattacacacaaatacacatttggCCGAGTATTAGCTTTAAATAGCAAACCTGATCCCTTTGCAAGTCAGCAATTGATCATTATGCCAACAATAATCAAATGAACAATGTATATAATTAttcttgaatgaatgaaatgaggAAAATATCAATCAACCTCCAAATGATTTTCCTcatctgttcttttatttaCCGCATGGTTGAGGCTTCTGAGCCAGGCAGCCGGCCAGTAAGCACGTGAAAGCCACTAAGAGTCTCATATTGTAGGATTCTACGTTGTGATTCTCAGCTCCAAACAGTCTGTTGTGTCAGAGGTAAGTCACCTCCTTATAAACACTTCTATGACGCACCAGGAGGAAGTCCTGCCTCCAGGTTATCTCATCAGccttgtgaaaaaaaagacctCATACAGGCTATCAGGCTCACATCAAGATAACACAGCATAAAAGCAAAATTACACCACCTGATCCACTTTATCGGCATTATATATCAGGTTAATGTTTAATGGAGGAACTGGATTTACAGCAGATCATGTGTATATTTGTAATGGAATTTTATATCCATACAAGTTTTACAcccaacaataaaacatgatgcaGAATGAACACTGTGCTAGAAATGCAAGACTTTCCATATTCAGAAAAGTAGTTTTATCAGCCTGAGTGGCTGGGAGACCTGTGCACAGTGGGTCAGGGGtaaagaatgtttttttgtgttcacaAAAGATTGAGGGTATTAAATACAGGACTGAACTACTGCTTCATCTAAATTCATGTGTCTGTTGTCAATAGACACTTCACAATTAATATTATGAAAGGTTTATATCTTGTAAAGTCATTTTCCCTGGTGATCATTTAAGCTATGTGTGctatggaaataaataaatcaggttttgttgtttcattttttaaattttgcattTGAGTTAATCAGGTTCACCAGCTTTTACAATGTATGCCTGAAAAATGTCATCCaacattcaggttttttttttaaagctgcattgattttattttcagtagAGCAACCTGAAAACACAACCTTGTTGTATTATCACTGTGTAAAGCTGTTAGAAAAGAATTGGCTATCAACACATTAAGCAGACATTGGGTAAGCAATCCACTTAAAGACGCTAAAAGACACTACGTAGAACTGAAGATAACTGCAAATGATAATCCTCGAGTTCATCATAATGAATGCttcctttcacattacacataatcATTTAAACCATTGctcatataaaaatatttcaactCAAGATACTTTGTTATCACACTTACTCCTGCTACAAACATGTATAACTCAAAGTTTTGATTTAGTAgctttatttgctttattaaaAATCTCAAACAAAGTTAGAGACATTGGTTAAAG contains:
- the LOC134005693 gene encoding ependymin-2-like; this translates as MRLLVAFTCLLAGCLAQKPQPCASPALMTGAFTVTTQNEKLEMYCKYEYDALGQRMRVKQQGTYQTKPFTRDYLLLFREGAMYQIFDTNRTCIKSALKDKFHPMEIPKDATLQGQVVLGSPSAPGQGLLVNTWTGDMPDKKGKYLSTVTEFGCIPINNSYQSDEYGWVVVNLYDNVNGIVDPGQLNPPDFCRDTVMKTDEEPKNFLSLFHNLP